A window from Peromyscus eremicus chromosome 1, PerEre_H2_v1, whole genome shotgun sequence encodes these proteins:
- the LOC131902356 gene encoding large ribosomal subunit protein eL30-like: MVAAKKRKKSLESINSRLQVVMKSGKYVLQYKQTLKMIRQGKAKLVILANNCPALRKSEIEYYAMLAKTGVHCYSGNNIELGTACGKYYRVCTLAGTDPGDSDIY; the protein is encoded by the coding sequence atggtggccgcaaagaagaggaaaaagtctCTAGAGTCGATCAACTCTAGGCTCCAAGTTGTTATGAAAAGTGGAAAGTACGTGCTACAGTACAAACAGACTCTGAAGATGATCAGACAGGGCAAAGCTAAATTGGTTATCCTCGCCAACAACTGTCCAGCTTTGAGGAAATCTGAAATAGAATACTATGCCATGTTGGCTAAAACTGGTGTCCATTGCTACAGTGGCAATAACATTGAATTGGGCACAGCATGTGGAAAATACTACAGAGTATGCACACTGGCTGGCACTGACCCAGGTGATTCTGATATTTATTAG